Genomic window (bacterium):
GCGCCGCACGAAGGTACAGGACGGCGCGGCCATCTTCTATCATCTCACGGGTAAAAAAGAGCGTCCGAAAGTTGCGCAGCACGGCGAGGTTGTTTTTCTCGCAGTCACGGGTGATCCCTCCCCCCGTACTGTGCCCGCCCTTTCGCCAGATACCGCCCTGCACCTCATAGAGGATGCGCGCATCCAGGTAGGCCCCATCCCAGCGGTATTGTCTGCCCGGCACGGCCCGGTACTCTGTCACCGGCTCCGGCAGCCCGGCGGCGCGGATTTGTAGCAGCAGCGCAGCCTCTAGCTCAGAAGGCGTCATCCTCTCACCTCCGGCATAAGCCGCGCGTGCTCTCGCAACCACTCCTCAGCCATCGCAAACGCGGCGGCGCAGTAAATCTCATAGGTCGTGGTGGGAGGCTGTCCATTCCATACCCACTCGCGCGTGCGTTCCCACACCGCGCCGCGCTTGAACCCCGCTTCATAGGCCGCGCGTAGGGCCGCCTCAAGCTCAGCCCCGCGCTCCTTGCCGTCGTCGGTCATCACTCCTCCCAGTTCCGCAGCGTGTAATGCCCCGCGATGTGGGCGATGGTTGTTTCGCCGGTTTGCCCCTGCGTGTTTTTCGCTACCACCGCCGTGAGCAGTTGCCGTGAACCGCGCGCTAGGATGCCCTCGTTGGGGTTCTTGCGGTGCAGGATCACCACCTGGTTGGCCTTTTCCTCCAGCTCGCCGGTGTTGCGAATATCCTCCGCTGTCGGCGGTTCGTTGCGATTGCCGAACGCGCTCTTGCGCACCTGGCTTCCCAGCACCATCGGCAGGCCCGTCACCTCCGCGCACGTTTTTAGCGTTTCCACCACCCCGCCCCAGAGCTGCGCACTGTTGAGACCGGCCTTGTTGGTTTCTGGCAGCATGACCTTTTGCAGATAGTCCACCACGACCAAGCCCAGCCCTAGCTCGGCGTGGAGGCGCTGTACGTCCGCGACGATCCAGTCTGCGCCCTTGCCGGGGCAATGCACGTAGGTCATGTTGGCGAACCATCCCCGCGTGCGGTCTATGGCCGCGTCCACCTCCGGGCCGTGGTAGCCGTTGCGCAGCTCGTACAGCGACACCCCGCTGTGCCGACAGATCATGCGGTCGAGCATGTCCTGCCCCTGCTGTTCGAGGTGGTAGTAGGCGACGCGGTGGCCGTGCATGGCGTTGTACTCCGCTAGTTGCTCGCAATACATCGTTTTGCCCACGCTGGATCGCGCGACGATGGCGTGTAGCTTGCCCGGCGCTATGTCGCCTAGCATGGCGTCCAGGTTGGCCAGGCCCGTTTTCACCTGCGCGTGTGGATTGTTGGCCAGATCCTCCTCGCGCCGCTGTTGGTTAACCAGGTACTCGGTAAGCACCTCATCCGAGCCGTAAATGTGCGAGCGCGTGCCCACCGTTTTGACCGCCCCCGCAAACACCCGCCCCGCCTCAGCATAGAGCGAGGCGATCTCGCCCTCGTGGTTGTAGGCCAGCCCGGTGATTTCCGCGCAAGCGCGAATCAGCTCGCGTTGCCGCGCCGCGTCTCGCACCATCCCCGCGTAGTGCGCCACGTGAATCGCCGTGGGCGTCTTTTCGATGGTGGCCGTGAGTATCGCGCTTCCCCCCACGTGCTCCAGGATGGTGCGCCCATCCCCATTGCGACGCGCTGCCAGCGCGTCGGCCACCGTCACGATGTCCACCGGCCTCAGCGACATGGCCAGCTCTTGCATCACCTCGTACACCACGCCCCAGGCGGGGCTGTAGAAATCCGAGGGCTGCAACCCTACCTCGCGCGCGCGCAGGATAGCGTCGTGATCAATCAGGCACGAGCCAATCACGGCTTCCTCTGCCTCAATGCTATGCGGTTCATGGCGATCCGCTGCTGCTCGTGCCA
Coding sequences:
- a CDS encoding replicative DNA helicase, translated to MCSPASAKGLSSAMARAAADRHEPHSIEAEEAVIGSCLIDHDAILRAREVGLQPSDFYSPAWGVVYEVMQELAMSLRPVDIVTVADALAARRNGDGRTILEHVGGSAILTATIEKTPTAIHVAHYAGMVRDAARQRELIRACAEITGLAYNHEGEIASLYAEAGRVFAGAVKTVGTRSHIYGSDEVLTEYLVNQQRREEDLANNPHAQVKTGLANLDAMLGDIAPGKLHAIVARSSVGKTMYCEQLAEYNAMHGHRVAYYHLEQQGQDMLDRMICRHSGVSLYELRNGYHGPEVDAAIDRTRGWFANMTYVHCPGKGADWIVADVQRLHAELGLGLVVVDYLQKVMLPETNKAGLNSAQLWGGVVETLKTCAEVTGLPMVLGSQVRKSAFGNRNEPPTAEDIRNTGELEEKANQVVILHRKNPNEGILARGSRQLLTAVVAKNTQGQTGETTIAHIAGHYTLRNWEE